A region from the Polaribacter sp. Hel1_33_78 genome encodes:
- a CDS encoding DEAD/DEAH box helicase yields MSTFLELGLKEPIVKALTDLGYEKPTVIQEKAIPQIISSTDDLKAFAQTGTGKTAAFSLPILELLDASNGNVQAIILSPTRELAVQIGNNIKDFCKYLKDVKVTTVYGGSSMEDQIRSLKRGSQIVVGTPGRTVDLINRRALKLGNVQWLVLDEADEMLNMGFKDELDKVLEATPDTKQTLLFSATFPREVEAIARNYMTKPVEITSGQKNAGSENVSHEYYAVTERTRYPALKRIADLNPDIYAIIFCRTRRETQEVADNLIKDGYSADSLHGDLSQAQRDSVMGKFRKKSIQILVATDVAARGLDVTELTHVINHKLPDQIENYTHRSGRTGRAGNKGISIVLVNGKEKGKLRPIEKIIQKKFIEGKVPSGKEICQNQLMNLIDKVQNIEVNETQINEFLPSIYEKLEGLDREELIKKFVSLEFNTMLAYYENAKDLNNLSKETSRSRATADNMTRFFINIGRKDSLNPAKLIGLINDQNIGDKIEIGAIDILDTFSFFEIDKNFQEKTLEAFSSNQPDFDGRSVNVEITKKERSGGGSGSRRGGKKPFGNKDGGFGRRRSDDRGKRRSENRSSDRPDRNSGDRQSGGFGRRRRER; encoded by the coding sequence ATGTCAACATTTTTAGAATTAGGTTTAAAAGAACCTATAGTTAAAGCATTAACAGATTTAGGTTACGAAAAACCAACTGTTATTCAAGAAAAAGCAATACCACAAATTATTTCATCTACAGACGATTTAAAAGCATTTGCACAAACGGGTACAGGTAAAACTGCCGCTTTTAGCTTACCAATATTAGAACTTTTAGATGCCTCTAACGGTAATGTGCAAGCAATTATTTTATCACCAACAAGAGAACTAGCCGTTCAAATTGGTAATAATATTAAAGATTTTTGTAAATACTTAAAAGACGTTAAAGTAACAACTGTTTATGGAGGTTCTAGTATGGAAGATCAAATTAGATCTTTAAAAAGAGGCTCTCAAATTGTTGTTGGAACTCCTGGTAGAACAGTAGATTTAATTAACAGAAGAGCATTAAAATTAGGAAACGTTCAATGGTTAGTCTTAGACGAAGCTGATGAAATGTTAAATATGGGATTCAAAGATGAATTAGATAAAGTACTAGAAGCAACTCCAGACACTAAGCAAACCTTGTTGTTTTCTGCAACTTTCCCAAGAGAAGTTGAAGCTATAGCAAGAAATTACATGACCAAACCAGTCGAAATTACTTCTGGTCAAAAGAATGCAGGATCTGAAAATGTAAGTCATGAATATTATGCAGTAACAGAAAGAACACGATACCCTGCTTTAAAAAGAATTGCAGATTTAAACCCTGACATCTACGCAATTATTTTTTGTAGAACTCGTAGGGAAACTCAAGAAGTTGCAGACAACTTAATTAAAGATGGCTACAGTGCAGATTCTTTGCATGGAGATCTATCTCAAGCACAGAGAGATTCTGTAATGGGAAAATTCCGTAAAAAATCAATTCAAATATTAGTAGCTACAGATGTTGCGGCTCGTGGATTAGATGTAACAGAATTAACACATGTAATTAATCATAAATTACCAGATCAAATAGAAAACTACACACACAGAAGTGGTAGAACAGGTAGGGCTGGTAATAAGGGAATCTCTATTGTTTTAGTAAATGGAAAAGAGAAAGGAAAATTACGTCCTATCGAAAAAATTATTCAAAAGAAATTTATAGAAGGTAAAGTTCCTTCTGGAAAAGAAATTTGTCAAAATCAATTAATGAATTTAATTGATAAAGTTCAAAATATCGAAGTAAACGAAACTCAAATTAATGAGTTTTTGCCAAGTATTTATGAAAAACTAGAAGGATTAGATAGAGAGGAATTAATCAAAAAATTTGTTTCATTAGAGTTTAATACAATGTTAGCTTATTATGAAAATGCTAAAGATTTAAATAACTTATCAAAAGAAACTTCTAGGTCAAGAGCAACGGCAGATAATATGACTCGTTTTTTCATCAATATAGGAAGAAAAGATAGTTTGAATCCTGCTAAATTAATTGGCTTAATTAACGACCAAAATATTGGTGATAAAATAGAAATTGGTGCTATTGATATTTTAGACACATTTTCTTTCTTTGAAATTGATAAAAACTTCCAAGAAAAGACTTTAGAGGCTTTTTCTTCTAATCAACCAGATTTTGATGGACGCTCTGTAAATGTAGAAATTACAAAAAAAGAACGTTCTGGTGGTGGAAGCGGTTCAAGAAGAGGTGGTAAAAAGCCTTTTGGTAATAAAGATGGTGGATTTGGAAGACGTAGAAGTGATGATAGGGGAAAAAGAAGATCAGAAAACCGTTCTTCTGATAGACCTGATAGAAATTCTGGAGACAGACAATCTGGTGGTTTTGGAAGAAGACGTAGAGAAAGATAA
- a CDS encoding bifunctional UDP-sugar hydrolase/5'-nucleotidase → MKITKLACYILSISLFFSCKKDDGKIDFTFLQINDVYEISPIQGGEYGGMARVETVHKGLLEENKNTMLLLAGDFLNPSLIGTIKVDGERVRGKQMIEVLNAMNIDLVAFGNHEFDVSQKDLQQRLNESNFPWISANVKLKTKEKSIPFYKEKEGKKNPLKETFIKEFSDEDGTKIKVGFISVCIPSNPKDYVEYGNMFVKARASYAAIKDSVDVVFGLTHVKITNDKRIAKLIPDLPLIMGGHEHTNSYNKIGNVIISKADANAKTAYIHRISFDKKTKKTIIKSELKEINSSIKPDDKVGEVVTKWQKTLKIKIKELIPNPEEIIYTAKTPLDGRDTPIRSVQTNLGQIITKAMSFSFDDQVDCALVNGGSIRIDDQLEGDINAVDVFRILPYGGAVLKVEIKGRLLKRVLDYGVLAAGTGAYLQRFNARKIGEKWMIQNKELNNRKTYTVAFSDYLLKGFDIPFLSIENKEVLSVYKPEKNELAFDIRKAVFEYLRKQKN, encoded by the coding sequence ATGAAAATCACAAAATTAGCATGCTATATTTTATCAATTTCTCTTTTCTTTTCTTGTAAAAAAGATGATGGAAAAATTGATTTCACTTTCTTGCAAATTAATGATGTCTATGAAATTTCGCCAATCCAAGGTGGAGAATATGGAGGAATGGCACGAGTAGAAACAGTGCATAAAGGGTTATTAGAAGAAAATAAAAATACAATGTTGCTTTTAGCGGGCGATTTTTTAAACCCTTCCTTAATAGGAACCATAAAGGTTGATGGAGAAAGAGTTCGCGGAAAACAAATGATTGAAGTGCTAAACGCTATGAATATAGATTTAGTAGCTTTTGGAAATCATGAATTTGATGTATCACAAAAAGACTTGCAGCAACGCTTAAACGAAAGTAATTTTCCTTGGATTTCTGCCAATGTAAAACTAAAGACAAAAGAAAAATCGATTCCTTTTTATAAAGAAAAAGAAGGAAAAAAAAATCCTCTAAAAGAAACATTTATTAAAGAATTTTCTGATGAAGATGGTACAAAAATAAAAGTAGGTTTTATAAGTGTTTGTATACCCTCAAATCCAAAAGATTATGTAGAATATGGCAATATGTTTGTAAAAGCAAGAGCTTCTTATGCTGCCATTAAAGATTCAGTTGATGTTGTTTTTGGTTTAACACATGTTAAAATTACAAATGATAAAAGAATTGCAAAGTTAATTCCAGATTTACCGTTAATAATGGGAGGGCACGAGCACACAAATTCATATAATAAAATTGGAAATGTAATAATATCTAAGGCTGACGCCAATGCTAAGACAGCTTATATTCATAGAATTTCATTTGATAAAAAGACAAAAAAAACGATTATAAAATCAGAATTAAAAGAAATAAATTCTTCAATTAAACCTGATGATAAAGTTGGTGAAGTTGTAACTAAATGGCAAAAAACATTAAAAATAAAAATTAAAGAACTTATTCCAAATCCAGAAGAAATAATCTATACGGCAAAAACTCCTTTAGATGGTAGAGATACACCAATTAGAAGTGTTCAGACTAATTTAGGTCAAATTATAACAAAGGCTATGTCTTTTTCTTTTGATGATCAAGTTGATTGTGCTTTGGTAAATGGCGGTTCTATTAGAATTGATGATCAATTAGAAGGAGATATTAATGCAGTTGATGTTTTTAGAATTTTACCTTATGGAGGCGCTGTTTTAAAAGTAGAAATTAAAGGAAGATTATTAAAACGTGTTTTGGATTATGGTGTTTTAGCTGCGGGAACAGGAGCTTATTTGCAACGTTTTAATGCTCGAAAAATAGGAGAGAAGTGGATGATTCAGAACAAAGAGTTAAATAATAGAAAAACGTATACAGTTGCTTTTTCTGATTATTTGTTAAAAGGTTTTGATATTCCTTTTTTATCAATAGAAAATAAAGAAGTATTATCAGTATATAAACCTGAAAAAAACGAATTGGCTTTTGATATTAGAAAAGCTGTTTTTGAATATCTAAGAAAACAGAAAAATTAA
- a CDS encoding hydroxymethylglutaryl-CoA lyase encodes MKKVKIIECPRDAMQGIKSHFISTEKKASYINSLLKVGFDTIDFGSFVSPKAIPQMRDTAAVLEKLELSKTQSKLLAIIANVRGANDAVQFEEIDYLGYPFSISENFQMRNTHKTIAESIETLEQILEIADKSKKEVVAYLSMGFGNPYGDPWNVDIVGNWTEKLSKMGVKILSLSDTIGSSTPKDITYLFSNLIPKYPEIEFGAHLHTTPDEWLEKVASAFKAGCNRFDGAIKGYGGCPMAKDELTGNMPTEKLLSYFRAENVDTNIKSMSFDTAYNKALELFV; translated from the coding sequence ATGAAAAAAGTCAAAATCATAGAATGTCCTAGAGATGCAATGCAAGGAATAAAATCTCATTTTATTTCTACTGAGAAAAAGGCATCATATATTAATTCTTTATTGAAAGTTGGCTTTGATACGATAGATTTTGGCAGTTTTGTTTCTCCAAAAGCGATACCTCAAATGAGAGATACAGCAGCCGTTTTAGAGAAGTTAGAATTATCTAAAACGCAAAGTAAATTATTAGCAATTATTGCTAATGTTAGAGGGGCAAATGATGCAGTTCAATTCGAAGAAATAGATTATTTAGGATATCCTTTTTCGATCTCAGAAAATTTTCAAATGCGTAATACACATAAAACAATTGCTGAATCAATAGAAACTTTAGAACAGATTTTAGAGATTGCTGATAAATCAAAAAAGGAAGTTGTTGCTTATTTATCGATGGGTTTTGGAAATCCTTATGGAGACCCTTGGAATGTTGATATTGTTGGAAACTGGACTGAAAAGCTCTCTAAAATGGGTGTAAAAATTTTATCACTTTCAGATACAATTGGGAGTTCAACTCCAAAAGATATCACTTATTTATTTTCAAATTTAATTCCTAAATATCCAGAAATTGAATTTGGTGCACATTTACACACAACACCAGATGAATGGTTAGAAAAAGTAGCTTCAGCATTCAAGGCTGGCTGTAATCGTTTTGATGGCGCAATAAAAGGTTATGGAGGTTGCCCGATGGCAAAAGACGAGTTGACAGGTAATATGCCTACAGAAAAATTATTGAGTTATTTTAGAGCTGAAAATGTGGATACAAATATAAAGTCAATGAGTTTTGATACTGCTTACAATAAAGCTTTGGAGCTTTTTGTTTAA
- a CDS encoding nitrate/nitrite transporter: MSKSKTILPIIVISQFCCTSLWFAGNGVMSNLLETFNLKQNALGYLTSSVQFGFIIGTLVFALFTIADRFSPSKVFFFSAILGAFFNLGFIFENQSLVSLISLRFFTGFFLAGIYPIGMKIATDYYQKGLGKSLGYIVAALVLGTALPHLLKDVLNNFSWKSVLITTSSLAFFGGLLMVLFVKNGPYRKASKTLDISICFKVFKNIKFRKAAFGYFGHMWELYAFWAFIPVLLIKYQKLHSEIILNIPVLSFLIIAAGSVSCVLGGYISQKFDIKKTALGFLLFSCLCCLASPFMFQLSNKNIFITFLLFWGMVVIADSPLFSTLVAQNAPSKDKGTALTIVNCIGFTITIISIQIISSVLNATNSNLIFSILAIGPIFGLINLRKNLN; the protein is encoded by the coding sequence ATGAGCAAGTCAAAAACTATATTACCAATCATTGTTATTTCACAATTTTGCTGCACTTCTCTGTGGTTTGCAGGAAATGGAGTAATGAGCAATCTTTTAGAAACCTTTAACCTAAAACAAAATGCCTTAGGATACTTAACTTCTTCTGTTCAATTTGGATTTATAATAGGTACTCTCGTATTTGCTTTATTTACAATTGCCGATCGTTTTTCACCATCAAAAGTATTTTTCTTTAGTGCAATTTTAGGAGCTTTTTTTAATCTTGGGTTTATATTTGAAAATCAGTCTTTAGTTAGTTTGATAAGTTTACGTTTTTTTACAGGTTTTTTCTTGGCAGGAATTTATCCTATAGGTATGAAAATAGCCACAGATTATTATCAGAAAGGATTAGGAAAATCCTTGGGGTATATAGTTGCTGCTTTAGTTTTAGGGACAGCTTTACCTCATCTATTAAAAGATGTTTTAAACAATTTTTCTTGGAAGAGTGTCTTAATTACGACTTCTTCGCTCGCATTTTTTGGTGGTTTATTAATGGTACTCTTTGTGAAAAATGGTCCTTATCGTAAAGCAAGTAAAACTTTAGATATATCTATTTGCTTTAAAGTTTTTAAAAATATAAAGTTTAGAAAAGCCGCTTTTGGATATTTTGGACATATGTGGGAATTATATGCTTTTTGGGCGTTTATTCCTGTTTTACTAATCAAATACCAAAAATTACACTCTGAAATTATTCTTAATATTCCTGTTTTATCTTTTTTAATTATTGCCGCTGGTAGTGTATCTTGTGTATTAGGAGGATATATTTCTCAGAAATTCGACATAAAAAAAACTGCTTTAGGTTTTCTTTTATTCTCTTGTTTGTGTTGTCTTGCTTCTCCATTTATGTTTCAACTATCAAATAAAAATATCTTTATTACTTTCTTGCTTTTTTGGGGAATGGTCGTAATCGCAGATTCGCCCCTATTTTCAACACTAGTTGCTCAAAATGCACCATCAAAAGATAAAGGAACTGCATTAACCATTGTAAATTGTATTGGTTTTACAATTACTATTATTAGCATACAAATTATAAGCAGTGTCCTAAATGCGACTAATTCTAATTTAATATTTTCAATTTTAGCTATTGGGCCAATTTTTGGATTGATTAATTTGAGAAAGAACTTAAACTAA
- a CDS encoding LysE family translocator, protein MLETLLSFVLATVILSFSPGPDNIFVLTQSIVNGKKFGLATVFGLISGCLVHTTLLAFGVSAIIKQSENLFFTIKLFGAIYLLYLAFKVYQSDASIILVKGNVENKTTAQLFKQGFIMNVLNPKVSIFFLAFFPGFLFSDSISTVIQFYILGIIFMLVSLIIFSAIAILASVIAEKIKENKNIALYLKWTQIVVFVLIAVFILV, encoded by the coding sequence ATGTTAGAAACCCTTTTATCTTTTGTTTTAGCAACAGTAATTTTATCTTTCTCACCTGGGCCAGATAATATTTTTGTACTCACGCAAAGTATCGTTAACGGAAAAAAGTTTGGTTTAGCGACTGTTTTTGGCCTAATTTCAGGATGTTTAGTCCACACCACTTTATTAGCTTTTGGAGTATCAGCTATTATAAAACAATCGGAGAATTTATTTTTTACAATTAAATTATTTGGAGCAATTTATTTACTATACTTGGCTTTTAAAGTGTATCAATCAGATGCCTCTATTATTTTAGTAAAAGGTAATGTCGAAAATAAAACGACCGCACAATTATTTAAACAAGGATTTATAATGAATGTGTTAAACCCAAAAGTTTCTATTTTCTTTTTAGCTTTTTTTCCAGGTTTTTTATTTTCGGATAGTATCTCTACTGTAATTCAATTTTATATTTTAGGCATAATTTTCATGTTAGTTTCACTCATTATATTTTCTGCAATAGCAATTTTGGCAAGCGTAATAGCGGAAAAAATAAAGGAAAACAAAAACATAGCACTTTATCTAAAATGGACTCAAATTGTAGTTTTTGTATTAATTGCCGTATTTATTTTAGTTTAA
- a CDS encoding quinone-dependent dihydroorotate dehydrogenase → MYKLIIRPFFFLFDPEKIHYFTFSFIKLVSKIPLVSNIFRAIYQVNDKKLERTLFGLTFKNPVGLAAGFDKNAVLYNELANFGFGFIEIGTVTPKGQAGNPKKRLFRLKDDQGIINRMGFNNDGLRSAIHQLKKNKGKVIIGGNIGKNTQTLPENYTEDYKECFKGLHPYVDYFVLNVSCPNVGSHAKLNDKDYLLELISECQKLNNQEEKQKPILLKIAPDLNNEQLDEIIELVAETKIDGVIASNTSTTRDNLKVSKKRLQEIGNGGVSGQPIKNQSTKVIKYLADNSNKSFPIIGVGGIHSEKDALEKINAGADLVQIYTGFIYEGPSLVKRINKAILKDL, encoded by the coding sequence ATGTACAAACTTATTATTAGACCTTTTTTCTTTCTTTTTGATCCAGAAAAAATTCATTATTTTACTTTTTCCTTCATAAAATTAGTGTCTAAAATTCCTTTAGTTTCAAATATATTTAGAGCTATTTACCAAGTAAATGATAAAAAATTAGAACGTACTTTATTTGGATTAACCTTTAAAAATCCTGTGGGTTTAGCCGCTGGTTTTGATAAAAATGCTGTCTTATATAACGAATTAGCTAATTTTGGTTTTGGATTTATAGAAATTGGTACGGTAACTCCTAAAGGCCAAGCTGGAAATCCGAAGAAAAGGTTATTTCGTTTAAAAGATGATCAAGGGATCATTAACAGAATGGGGTTTAATAATGACGGTTTGCGCAGTGCTATTCACCAGTTAAAGAAGAACAAAGGCAAAGTTATTATCGGCGGGAATATTGGTAAAAACACACAAACATTACCCGAGAATTATACAGAAGATTATAAAGAATGTTTTAAAGGATTGCATCCGTATGTAGATTATTTTGTGCTAAATGTGAGTTGTCCAAATGTAGGAAGTCACGCAAAACTTAATGACAAAGATTACTTATTAGAGTTAATTTCTGAATGTCAGAAACTTAATAATCAAGAAGAAAAACAAAAACCAATTTTGTTAAAAATTGCTCCGGATTTAAATAATGAACAATTAGATGAAATTATAGAATTAGTTGCAGAGACGAAGATTGATGGGGTGATCGCCTCTAATACATCTACCACAAGAGATAATTTAAAAGTGTCTAAAAAACGTTTGCAAGAAATTGGTAATGGAGGTGTAAGTGGCCAGCCAATTAAAAATCAGAGTACAAAAGTGATTAAATACTTGGCAGATAATTCCAATAAATCATTTCCTATTATTGGAGTAGGAGGTATTCATTCAGAAAAAGATGCATTAGAAAAAATAAATGCAGGTGCTGATTTAGTACAAATTTATACTGGATTTATTTATGAAGGACCAAGTTTGGTGAAAAGAATCAACAAGGCTATTTTGAAAGACTTATAG
- the pheT gene encoding phenylalanine--tRNA ligase subunit beta, producing the protein MKISYNWLQQFLQINWETSKTGELLTDLGLEVEGIEIKESIKGSLKGIVVGKVLTCIQHPNADRLKITTVDLGDGKPVQIVCGAPNVAAGQKVPVATIGAVLYDEKGEGFKIKKGKIRGEESNGMICAEDELGLGKDHDGILVLDKKIKQGTSAAEVFKIETDYVFEIGLTPNRSDAMSHYGVARDLRAGLIQKDIKLEFISPSVSNFHVDERTLRFDVEIEDKELVPRYCGIVITDITVKESPEWIQNRLKAIGIQPKNNIVDITNYVLHELGQPLHAFDAQKVKGNKIIVKKLKEGTKFTTLDEVERKLSAEDIMICDADSNPLCIGGVFGGLKSGVTENTTSIFLESAYFNPVSIRKTAKRHALNTDASFRFERGIDISMTEYALKRAALLIEEYAGGKLASDVSDFYPVKVEDFQVFFSYESAYRLIGQEIPKETIKNILASLEIKISSETEGGLGLTIPSYRADVQREADIVEEILRVYGYNNIEFSHKLNTSISFDSNKEIKIENVVANQLSSLGFNETMANSLTKASYTELSENINNEANVIMLNPLSSDLGVMRQSLLFSGLESVSYNLNRKNNSLKFYEFGKTYHKYNDKYQEDKHLTLFVTGKRTKESWNTLTSTSDFFYVKGVLTSVLDRLGIQNLKTTPTKNDIFSEGITLSLGKIKLVDFGVVKRSILKEFGIKQEVLFADFNWENVLKLSSKKNIKVSDLSKFPSVKRDLALLIDNKTEFKEVYNLAFQSERKLLKDVDLFDVYEGDKLPEGKKSYAVGFVLQDETKTLEEKQIDKIMQKLQQSFEKNLDAVLR; encoded by the coding sequence ATGAAAATATCATACAATTGGTTACAACAATTTTTACAGATTAACTGGGAAACTTCTAAAACAGGTGAGTTGTTGACTGATTTGGGCTTAGAAGTTGAAGGTATAGAAATAAAAGAATCCATCAAGGGAAGTTTAAAAGGGATTGTTGTTGGTAAAGTTTTAACTTGTATTCAGCATCCAAATGCAGATAGATTAAAGATTACTACTGTTGATTTAGGAGATGGGAAGCCTGTTCAAATCGTTTGTGGGGCTCCTAATGTTGCTGCCGGTCAAAAGGTTCCTGTAGCTACAATTGGTGCAGTTTTGTATGATGAAAAAGGGGAAGGTTTTAAAATAAAAAAAGGAAAAATTAGAGGGGAAGAAAGCAATGGAATGATTTGTGCCGAAGATGAATTAGGTCTAGGTAAAGATCATGATGGAATTCTAGTTTTAGATAAAAAAATAAAACAAGGAACATCGGCTGCGGAAGTTTTTAAAATCGAAACAGATTACGTGTTTGAAATTGGTTTAACACCAAATAGATCTGATGCTATGAGTCATTATGGAGTGGCACGAGATTTAAGAGCAGGATTAATTCAAAAAGATATTAAGTTAGAATTCATATCTCCTTCTGTAAGTAATTTTCATGTTGATGAGAGAACGTTGCGTTTTGATGTAGAAATTGAAGATAAAGAATTAGTGCCTCGTTATTGTGGAATTGTAATTACGGATATTACTGTTAAAGAATCTCCTGAATGGATTCAGAATCGTTTAAAAGCCATAGGAATACAGCCAAAAAATAATATTGTAGACATTACAAATTATGTATTACATGAGTTAGGACAACCTTTACATGCTTTTGATGCTCAAAAAGTTAAAGGAAATAAAATTATTGTAAAAAAATTAAAAGAAGGCACAAAGTTTACAACTTTAGATGAAGTAGAAAGAAAGCTTTCTGCAGAAGATATTATGATTTGTGATGCAGATTCTAATCCGCTTTGTATTGGTGGTGTTTTTGGTGGTTTAAAATCAGGCGTTACAGAAAATACAACTTCAATATTTTTAGAAAGTGCTTATTTTAATCCTGTTTCTATAAGAAAAACGGCAAAAAGACACGCTTTAAATACGGATGCTTCTTTCCGTTTTGAAAGAGGAATTGATATTAGTATGACAGAGTATGCTTTGAAAAGAGCGGCTTTACTCATTGAAGAATATGCTGGTGGAAAACTAGCTTCTGACGTTTCAGATTTTTACCCAGTAAAAGTTGAAGATTTTCAAGTATTTTTCTCTTATGAGAGTGCTTACAGGTTAATTGGACAAGAGATTCCAAAAGAAACGATAAAGAATATTTTAGCATCTTTAGAAATTAAAATTAGCAGTGAAACTGAAGGTGGATTGGGATTAACAATTCCTTCTTACAGGGCAGATGTTCAGCGTGAAGCTGATATTGTTGAAGAGATTTTACGTGTGTATGGTTATAATAATATTGAGTTTTCTCATAAATTAAATACTTCAATTTCTTTTGATTCGAATAAAGAAATTAAGATAGAAAACGTTGTTGCTAATCAATTAAGTTCTCTAGGGTTCAATGAGACAATGGCGAATTCTTTAACAAAAGCAAGCTATACAGAGTTGTCAGAAAATATTAATAATGAAGCTAATGTTATAATGTTAAATCCATTAAGTAGTGATTTAGGCGTTATGCGCCAATCGCTATTATTTAGTGGTTTAGAGTCGGTTTCTTATAACTTAAATAGAAAAAATAATTCATTAAAATTTTATGAATTTGGTAAAACATATCATAAATATAATGACAAGTATCAAGAAGATAAACACCTAACACTTTTTGTAACCGGAAAAAGAACAAAAGAATCGTGGAATACACTTACTTCAACTTCTGATTTCTTTTACGTAAAAGGAGTTTTAACTTCAGTTCTAGATAGATTAGGAATTCAGAACTTAAAAACTACCCCTACTAAAAATGATATTTTTTCTGAAGGAATTACGTTGAGTTTGGGGAAAATAAAATTAGTGGATTTTGGAGTAGTAAAACGTTCAATTCTAAAAGAATTTGGAATTAAACAAGAAGTTTTATTTGCAGATTTTAATTGGGAAAATGTCTTAAAGTTATCTAGTAAGAAAAATATTAAAGTTTCTGATTTATCTAAATTTCCTTCTGTAAAAAGAGATTTAGCATTGTTAATTGATAACAAAACTGAATTTAAGGAAGTATATAATTTAGCTTTTCAATCAGAAAGAAAGTTATTAAAAGATGTAGATTTGTTTGACGTGTATGAAGGTGATAAATTACCTGAAGGTAAAAAATCCTATGCCGTTGGTTTTGTTTTACAAGATGAAACTAAAACGTTAGAAGAAAAGCAAATAGATAAAATAATGCAAAAATTACAGCAAAGTTTCGAGAAGAATTTAGATGCTGTTTTAAGATAA